One segment of Nomia melanderi isolate GNS246 chromosome 10, iyNomMela1, whole genome shotgun sequence DNA contains the following:
- the LOC116433686 gene encoding uncharacterized protein LOC116433686 isoform X1 yields MQIRSRGKPGSRSSRSVVIVVAPNSQRHPEAAETLEFRQTMRLLLEAYPLLLLLTGVCATGIGKAWQVLPYATVDWNHESWPRSDSSVFEVRSVSGVGHLDPPGPSQPNTKPGTESTEPNDLPKSSIKNPHDRLERTAESHNQNEAAEKILDTGVMMTVLQGNARDITANSEEDISRVRRDADNETRMEQITTTKNVREVRLSSPETWSSQSLSVEFPNRGLDQMIQQTVDEEELPNSRGYHAPRADFVTSHQRRSYDHRDARDMPVTRGYDDYDFPWYRNAAREREYDPVAYRRGYSYYYPDRYRMERDYYMRLPQDYAYYYDRYRDEDLDLYGRSRPTPKPKRIIYYATLPEIVRKPVDLRNYPRQYEAARTPVSRDGTYKRIPGNVDPSRYRFRHLYDGYDSYSKRSSFDRPFSYGDEDGRRKVTLESLRNNEPLDQSGDRKLANQVSVRNDGKLPWPVQIGTEVSVKDDDRVPGRKIFGESNGYERFQSAQLQKAPDATGSSELQSDN; encoded by the exons ATGCAGATACGAAGCCGGGGTAAACCGGGAAGCCGTAGTTCGCGGAGCGTAGTAATCGTAGTCGCTCCGAACAGTCAACGACATCCGGAAGCCGCGGAGACACTGGAATTCAG ACAGACGATGCGGCTGCTCCTCGAAGCGTACCCCTTGCTGTTGCTCTTAACGGGAGTCTGCGCGACAGGGATCGGCAAGGCATGGCAGGTCCTCCCGTACGCGACCGTGGACTGGAACCACGAGTCCTGGCCACGGTCAGACTCCTCCGTGTTCGAGGTGCGCAGCGTGAGCGGCGTGGGCCACTTAGATCCGCCAGGACCATCGCAGCCGAACACCAAACCCGGGACAGAATCCACCGAGCCAAACGATCTCCCCAAATCATCAATTAAAAACCCTCACGACAGACTCGAGCGAACAGCGGAATCCCACAACCAGAACGAAGCGGCCGAGAAGATACTCGACACGGGCGTCATGATGACGGTGCTCCAAGGGAACGCGAGAGACATCACTGCTAACTCGGAAGAGGACATATCCCGAGTCCGGCGCGACGCCGACAACGAGACGAGGATGGAGCAGATCACGACCACGAAGAACGTGCGGGAGGTCCGCCTGAGCTCGCCGGAGACCTGGTCCTCGCAGTCCCTGTCCGTCGAGTTCCCGAACCGCGGCCTGGACCAGATGATCCAGCAGACGGTGGACGAGGAGGAGCTGCCGAACTCGAGAGGCTACCACGCGCCGCGCGCCGACTTCGTCACCAGCCACCAAAGGCGCAGCTACGACCATCGGGACGCCAGGGACATGCCGGTGACCAGAGGCTACGACGACTACGACTTCCCCTGGTACAGGAACGCCGCGCGAGAGAGGGAGTACGACCCGGTGGCCTACCGCAGAGGCTACAGCTACTACTACCCCGACCGCTACCGAATGGAGCGCGACTACTACATGCGTCTGCCGCAGGACTACGCCTACTACTACGACAGGTACCGGGACGAGGACCTGGACCTCTACGGGCGCAGCAGACCGACGCCGAAGCCGAAGCGGATCATCTACTACGCGACGCTGCCGGAGATAGTCAGGAAGCCCGTGGACCTGCGGAACTACCCCAGGCAGTACGAAGCGGCCAGGACGCCGGTGTCCAGGGACGGCACCTACAAACGCATCCCGGGGAACGTCGACCCCAGCAGGTACCGCTTCAGACACCTGTACGACGGCTACGACTCGTACTCGAAGAGGTCCAGCTTCGACAGGCCGTTTTCTTATGGCGACGAGGACGGTCGTCGTAAAGTGACGCTGGAGAGTCTACGGAACAACGAGCCGCTCGACCAGAGCGGCGACAGGAAGCTGGCTAATCAGGTGTCCGTTCGGAACGACGGCAAGCTGCCCTGGCCGGTGCAGATCGGCACCGAGGTCAGCGTCAAGGACGACGACAGGGTCCCCGGCAGGAAGATCTTCGGCGAGAGCAACGGCTACGAGAGATTCCAGAGCGCGCAGCTGCAGAAGGCGCCCGACGCTACCGGCTCCAGCGAACTGCAGAGCGATAATTGA
- the LOC116433686 gene encoding uncharacterized protein LOC116433686 isoform X2, whose amino-acid sequence MRLLLEAYPLLLLLTGVCATGIGKAWQVLPYATVDWNHESWPRSDSSVFEVRSVSGVGHLDPPGPSQPNTKPGTESTEPNDLPKSSIKNPHDRLERTAESHNQNEAAEKILDTGVMMTVLQGNARDITANSEEDISRVRRDADNETRMEQITTTKNVREVRLSSPETWSSQSLSVEFPNRGLDQMIQQTVDEEELPNSRGYHAPRADFVTSHQRRSYDHRDARDMPVTRGYDDYDFPWYRNAAREREYDPVAYRRGYSYYYPDRYRMERDYYMRLPQDYAYYYDRYRDEDLDLYGRSRPTPKPKRIIYYATLPEIVRKPVDLRNYPRQYEAARTPVSRDGTYKRIPGNVDPSRYRFRHLYDGYDSYSKRSSFDRPFSYGDEDGRRKVTLESLRNNEPLDQSGDRKLANQVSVRNDGKLPWPVQIGTEVSVKDDDRVPGRKIFGESNGYERFQSAQLQKAPDATGSSELQSDN is encoded by the coding sequence ATGCGGCTGCTCCTCGAAGCGTACCCCTTGCTGTTGCTCTTAACGGGAGTCTGCGCGACAGGGATCGGCAAGGCATGGCAGGTCCTCCCGTACGCGACCGTGGACTGGAACCACGAGTCCTGGCCACGGTCAGACTCCTCCGTGTTCGAGGTGCGCAGCGTGAGCGGCGTGGGCCACTTAGATCCGCCAGGACCATCGCAGCCGAACACCAAACCCGGGACAGAATCCACCGAGCCAAACGATCTCCCCAAATCATCAATTAAAAACCCTCACGACAGACTCGAGCGAACAGCGGAATCCCACAACCAGAACGAAGCGGCCGAGAAGATACTCGACACGGGCGTCATGATGACGGTGCTCCAAGGGAACGCGAGAGACATCACTGCTAACTCGGAAGAGGACATATCCCGAGTCCGGCGCGACGCCGACAACGAGACGAGGATGGAGCAGATCACGACCACGAAGAACGTGCGGGAGGTCCGCCTGAGCTCGCCGGAGACCTGGTCCTCGCAGTCCCTGTCCGTCGAGTTCCCGAACCGCGGCCTGGACCAGATGATCCAGCAGACGGTGGACGAGGAGGAGCTGCCGAACTCGAGAGGCTACCACGCGCCGCGCGCCGACTTCGTCACCAGCCACCAAAGGCGCAGCTACGACCATCGGGACGCCAGGGACATGCCGGTGACCAGAGGCTACGACGACTACGACTTCCCCTGGTACAGGAACGCCGCGCGAGAGAGGGAGTACGACCCGGTGGCCTACCGCAGAGGCTACAGCTACTACTACCCCGACCGCTACCGAATGGAGCGCGACTACTACATGCGTCTGCCGCAGGACTACGCCTACTACTACGACAGGTACCGGGACGAGGACCTGGACCTCTACGGGCGCAGCAGACCGACGCCGAAGCCGAAGCGGATCATCTACTACGCGACGCTGCCGGAGATAGTCAGGAAGCCCGTGGACCTGCGGAACTACCCCAGGCAGTACGAAGCGGCCAGGACGCCGGTGTCCAGGGACGGCACCTACAAACGCATCCCGGGGAACGTCGACCCCAGCAGGTACCGCTTCAGACACCTGTACGACGGCTACGACTCGTACTCGAAGAGGTCCAGCTTCGACAGGCCGTTTTCTTATGGCGACGAGGACGGTCGTCGTAAAGTGACGCTGGAGAGTCTACGGAACAACGAGCCGCTCGACCAGAGCGGCGACAGGAAGCTGGCTAATCAGGTGTCCGTTCGGAACGACGGCAAGCTGCCCTGGCCGGTGCAGATCGGCACCGAGGTCAGCGTCAAGGACGACGACAGGGTCCCCGGCAGGAAGATCTTCGGCGAGAGCAACGGCTACGAGAGATTCCAGAGCGCGCAGCTGCAGAAGGCGCCCGACGCTACCGGCTCCAGCGAACTGCAGAGCGATAATTGA